In Psychrobacter immobilis, a single genomic region encodes these proteins:
- the tenA gene encoding thiaminase II produces MNYQTLRHHCPTWDDYIQHDFVKQLTAGTLAPDSFRHYLVQDYLYLIHYTRVMALSVYRSDTLAQMRVGQAGINAMLDMEIGMYLDLCHEWDIPLKEVESASESAVTIAYSRYLLDAAMSGSLAELYAAIAPCLMGYGEIGKRIKEQGFVADNPYQPWIDVFASDEFQAITAQNEAQINTLLAQANPAQADKFQQLFNTASRMEVNFWQQALDLS; encoded by the coding sequence ATGAACTACCAAACATTACGCCACCATTGCCCCACATGGGATGACTACATTCAGCATGATTTTGTCAAACAGCTAACAGCAGGTACGCTCGCCCCTGACAGCTTTCGTCACTATCTTGTGCAAGACTATTTATATCTTATTCACTATACCCGTGTGATGGCGTTGAGCGTGTATAGGAGTGATACGCTGGCACAAATGCGAGTCGGTCAAGCAGGCATCAATGCCATGCTAGATATGGAAATTGGCATGTATCTCGATTTATGTCATGAGTGGGACATCCCACTTAAAGAAGTAGAAAGCGCTTCTGAATCTGCCGTGACTATTGCCTATAGCCGCTACCTATTGGACGCTGCCATGTCAGGCTCATTAGCTGAGCTTTATGCGGCAATTGCTCCTTGTTTGATGGGCTATGGCGAAATTGGCAAACGCATTAAAGAACAAGGTTTTGTCGCGGACAATCCTTACCAGCCATGGATTGATGTCTTTGCCAGTGACGAATTTCAAGCGATTACCGCGCAGAATGAAGCGCAGATTAATACGCTACTAGCACAGGCTAACCCCGCTCAGGCAGACAAATTCCAACAGTTATTTAATACTGCTTCACGTATGGAAGTGAATTTTTGGCAACAAGCGCTTGATCTGTCCTAG